In Isoptericola jiangsuensis, the following proteins share a genomic window:
- a CDS encoding ABC transporter ATP-binding protein — protein MSTSTPSPVLRANGLAAGYGGADVVHGIDLELVAGGAPVGVVGASGSGKSTIVRALAGVVKPTGGHVTWSGRPVSRVGLRDKKRFRAQVRRVAQEGLGTIDPRSTVDRVLGGALTDARRAGTANGATVAELLAHVALEPRFSSRVVGTMSGGEKQRLVLATALATRPAALLLDEPLTAVDPAMRGEVVRRLAETTAADGTAVLLVSHDLELVEHLCPHVHVLAEGTFVASGTLSQVLADPEHPAVQDLAQAAPLAVQRFR, from the coding sequence ATGAGCACGAGCACCCCCTCCCCCGTCCTGCGCGCGAACGGCCTCGCGGCCGGGTACGGCGGCGCCGACGTCGTGCACGGCATCGACCTGGAGCTGGTCGCCGGCGGAGCGCCGGTGGGCGTCGTCGGGGCGTCGGGCTCCGGCAAGTCGACGATCGTGCGGGCACTGGCCGGCGTCGTGAAGCCGACGGGCGGCCACGTCACCTGGTCGGGCCGACCCGTGTCCCGCGTCGGGCTGCGGGACAAGAAGCGGTTCCGGGCGCAGGTGCGTCGCGTCGCGCAGGAGGGCCTCGGCACCATCGACCCGCGCTCCACCGTGGACCGGGTGCTGGGCGGTGCGCTGACCGACGCGCGCCGGGCGGGCACCGCCAACGGGGCGACCGTCGCGGAGCTGCTCGCGCACGTGGCCCTGGAGCCGCGGTTCTCCTCGCGCGTGGTCGGCACGATGTCCGGCGGGGAGAAGCAGCGGCTCGTCCTGGCCACGGCGCTCGCCACCCGCCCCGCGGCGCTGCTGCTCGACGAGCCCCTGACGGCCGTCGACCCCGCCATGCGCGGCGAGGTCGTGCGCCGGCTCGCGGAGACGACGGCGGCGGACGGCACCGCCGTGCTGCTGGTCTCGCACGACCTCGAGCTCGTCGAGCACCTGTGCCCGCACGTGCACGTCCTCGCCGAGGGCACGTTCGTCGCGTCGGGCACGCTGTCGCAGGTCCTCGCCGACCCCGAGCACCCCGCCGTGCAGGACCTCGCGCAGGCCGCCCCGCTGGCCGTCCAGCGCTTCCGCTGA
- a CDS encoding AraC family transcriptional regulator, with the protein MIGTLNDLVDLVEREDDLDVAAFARRRGTTEYHLRRMFSSLAGMPLSEYVRRRRMTLAGAELVGGAPNLLDVAVRHGYGSVEAFGRAFRAVHGTGPADVRRDGGPLHAQPVLRFRLSVEGSTPMHVTVTDRPELVLVGHAAQVPLIHAGVNPHVQAHVASIPPAEHQRLKALSSAEPPGILAVTADVDPDAPEGTLLTYLHGVATDGSVPPPEDLDVVRVPAGSWAVFASSGPFPETLQRTWAATATEWFPSNPWRLRPGPSILRYLELTATHASCELWLPVEREG; encoded by the coding sequence ATGATCGGCACGCTCAACGACCTCGTCGACCTGGTGGAACGCGAGGACGACCTCGACGTGGCGGCGTTCGCACGGCGGCGCGGCACCACCGAGTACCACCTGCGGCGGATGTTCTCGTCGCTGGCGGGGATGCCGCTGTCGGAGTACGTGCGACGGCGGCGCATGACGCTCGCCGGCGCCGAACTCGTCGGCGGAGCGCCGAACCTGCTCGACGTGGCCGTGCGCCACGGGTACGGCTCGGTGGAGGCCTTCGGGCGTGCGTTCCGGGCCGTGCACGGCACGGGCCCGGCGGACGTGCGTCGTGACGGCGGTCCCCTGCACGCACAACCCGTGCTCAGGTTCCGCCTGAGCGTGGAAGGGAGCACCCCCATGCACGTCACCGTCACCGACCGTCCCGAGCTGGTCCTCGTGGGTCACGCCGCGCAGGTCCCGCTGATCCACGCCGGGGTCAACCCGCACGTCCAGGCGCACGTCGCGTCGATCCCGCCCGCCGAGCACCAGCGGCTCAAGGCGCTGTCGTCCGCCGAGCCGCCCGGCATCCTCGCCGTCACGGCGGACGTCGACCCGGACGCCCCCGAGGGCACCCTGCTCACCTACCTGCACGGCGTCGCGACCGATGGTTCCGTGCCGCCGCCGGAGGACCTGGACGTCGTCCGGGTGCCCGCGGGGTCCTGGGCGGTGTTCGCGTCCAGCGGCCCGTTCCCGGAGACCCTCCAGCGGACCTGGGCGGCGACCGCGACCGAGTGGTTCCCCTCGAACCCGTGGCGGCTGCGCCCGGGGCCGTCGATCCTGCGCTACCTCGAGCTCACCGCGACCCACGCGAGCTGCGAGCTCTGGCTGCCCGTCGAGCGGGAGGGCTGA
- a CDS encoding sugar phosphate isomerase/epimerase family protein, whose amino-acid sequence MTDLRRCSLNSATVKHASLADAVDAAARAGMGAVGLWRHQVAEHGVETARKIVEDAGLRVSSLCRGGFLTAATPAGIADAVDDNRRAIEEAAGIGTRELVLVVGGLPGSSPEQPPAPGTDRDVVAARQRVADRLADLAPIAAEHDVRLVLEALHPMFAADRAVLSTLGQALDLAAPFDARTVGVVVDTYHVWWDPDLQASIARAGREGRLAGYQVCDWNLPFAPSALNSRGHVGDGYVDFATISRWVAEAGYDGDVETEIFNEEIWAADPLDTARTVAARYAQHVAPHL is encoded by the coding sequence GTGACCGACCTGCGCCGCTGCTCCCTCAACAGCGCCACCGTCAAGCACGCCTCCCTCGCCGACGCCGTCGACGCCGCCGCCCGCGCCGGGATGGGCGCCGTCGGGCTGTGGCGGCACCAGGTCGCCGAGCACGGCGTGGAGACCGCCCGCAAGATCGTCGAGGACGCCGGCCTGCGCGTCTCCTCGCTGTGCCGCGGCGGGTTCCTCACAGCGGCCACGCCCGCCGGGATCGCCGACGCCGTCGACGACAACCGGCGCGCCATCGAGGAGGCAGCGGGCATCGGCACGCGCGAGCTGGTGCTCGTCGTGGGCGGGCTGCCCGGGTCGTCGCCCGAGCAGCCGCCCGCGCCCGGCACGGACCGTGACGTCGTCGCGGCCCGGCAGCGCGTCGCCGACCGTCTCGCCGACCTCGCCCCGATCGCCGCCGAGCACGACGTGCGCCTCGTCCTGGAGGCGCTGCACCCGATGTTCGCCGCCGACCGGGCCGTGCTGTCCACGCTCGGGCAGGCGCTCGACCTCGCCGCGCCGTTCGACGCCCGCACCGTCGGCGTGGTCGTGGACACCTACCACGTGTGGTGGGACCCCGACCTGCAGGCGTCGATCGCCCGCGCCGGGCGCGAGGGCCGCCTCGCCGGCTACCAGGTGTGCGACTGGAACCTGCCGTTCGCGCCGTCGGCCCTCAACTCCCGCGGGCACGTCGGCGACGGGTACGTCGACTTCGCGACCATCAGCCGCTGGGTCGCCGAGGCCGGGTACGACGGGGACGTCGAGACCGAGATCTTCAACGAGGAGATCTGGGCCGCGGACCCCCTGGACACGGCCCGGACCGTCGCGGCCCGGTACGCGCAGCACGTCGCGCCGCACCTCTGA
- a CDS encoding dihydrodipicolinate synthase family protein has translation MPRFDDAGRVAGTEVRELNAPGPWTAPSAPIRSRVAFAAAHVVPHVGAENVPGAPAAVDWDATLAYRHQIWRYGLGVADAMDTAQRGMGLDWAATQELVRRSAAEAASVGGAVACGAGTDHLDPALVATWQPGDPTALAAVTDAYREQVRVVQESGAQVIVMASRALAQVARSAEDYARVYDAVLAEADRPVVLHWLGTMFDPALAGYWGSESVETATATFVDLIKAHQAKVDGVKVSLLDAGHEIGLRRTLAALDGSPVRLYTGDDFNYPELIAGDEQGHSDALLGIFAAIYPAASTALQAFDAGLDGDATGAARGHAILASTEKLGRHIFRTPTYFYKTGVAFLSWLNGFQPGFQLVGGLHSGRSLAHLVQLARLADDCGMLLDPHLAAQRLRALLTVNGVDS, from the coding sequence CTGCCCCGCTTCGACGACGCCGGACGCGTCGCCGGGACCGAGGTGCGCGAGCTCAACGCGCCCGGCCCCTGGACCGCGCCGTCCGCACCGATCCGCTCCCGCGTCGCTTTCGCCGCCGCGCACGTCGTGCCGCACGTCGGCGCCGAGAACGTGCCCGGCGCACCCGCCGCCGTCGACTGGGACGCCACCCTCGCCTACCGGCACCAGATCTGGCGGTACGGCCTCGGCGTCGCCGACGCCATGGACACCGCCCAGCGCGGCATGGGCCTCGACTGGGCCGCCACCCAGGAGCTCGTGCGCCGCTCCGCCGCCGAGGCCGCGTCCGTCGGCGGGGCCGTCGCCTGCGGCGCGGGGACCGACCATCTCGACCCCGCCCTCGTGGCGACCTGGCAGCCCGGCGACCCGACGGCGCTCGCCGCCGTCACCGACGCCTACCGCGAGCAGGTCCGCGTCGTCCAGGAGTCCGGCGCGCAGGTCATCGTCATGGCGTCCCGCGCCCTGGCGCAGGTCGCCCGCTCCGCCGAGGACTACGCCCGCGTCTACGACGCCGTCCTCGCCGAGGCCGACCGGCCCGTCGTCCTGCACTGGCTCGGCACCATGTTCGACCCCGCGCTCGCCGGCTACTGGGGATCGGAGTCCGTGGAGACCGCCACCGCGACGTTCGTCGACCTCATCAAGGCCCACCAGGCCAAGGTCGACGGCGTCAAGGTGTCGCTGCTCGACGCCGGGCACGAGATCGGCCTGCGCCGCACCCTCGCCGCGCTCGACGGCTCCCCCGTGCGGCTCTACACCGGCGACGACTTCAACTACCCGGAGCTCATCGCCGGCGACGAGCAGGGCCACTCCGACGCCCTGCTCGGCATCTTCGCCGCGATCTACCCGGCGGCGTCCACCGCGCTCCAGGCGTTCGACGCCGGCCTCGACGGTGACGCGACCGGCGCCGCCCGCGGTCACGCGATCCTCGCCTCCACCGAGAAGCTCGGCCGGCACATCTTCCGCACGCCGACCTACTTCTACAAGACCGGCGTGGCGTTCCTGTCCTGGCTCAACGGGTTCCAGCCCGGCTTCCAGCTCGTCGGGGGCCTCCACTCGGGCCGCTCGCTGGCGCACCTCGTCCAGCTCGCCCGGCTCGCCGACGACTGCGGCATGCTGCTCGACCCGCACCTCGCCGCCCAGCGCCTGCGCGCGCTCCTCACCGTGAACGGGGTGGACTCGTGA
- a CDS encoding Gfo/Idh/MocA family protein — MNGVTGRMGYRQHLVRSILPIREQGGVELPDGTRVQVEPILVGRNEAKLAELAKKHDVAEWTTDLDGAIHAADTDIVFDAAMTNLRAATLSTAMKAGKHVYTEKPTAETLPEAIALAQLREATGVTAGVVHDKLYLPGLVKLRRLVDEGFFGRILSLRGEFGYWVFEGDHQPAQRPSWNYRKEDGGGMTTDMFCHWNYVLEGILGQVRTVNAQTVTHIPTRWDEQGKEYTATADDAAYGIFEIETPDGDPVVAQINSSWAVRVYRDELVEFQIDGTHGSAVAGLRKCVAQQRAHTPKPVWNPDLPVTEPFRDQWSEVPANADLDNGFKLQWEEFLRDVVAGREHRFDLLSAARGVQLAELGLRSSAEGRRLDVPEITL, encoded by the coding sequence ATGAACGGCGTCACCGGCCGCATGGGATACCGCCAGCACCTCGTCCGCTCGATCCTGCCCATCCGCGAGCAGGGCGGCGTCGAGCTCCCCGACGGCACCCGGGTGCAGGTCGAGCCGATCCTCGTCGGCCGCAACGAGGCCAAGCTCGCCGAGCTCGCGAAGAAGCACGACGTCGCCGAGTGGACCACGGACCTCGACGGCGCCATCCACGCCGCCGACACCGACATCGTGTTCGACGCCGCCATGACCAACCTGCGCGCCGCCACCCTGTCCACCGCCATGAAGGCCGGCAAGCACGTCTACACCGAGAAGCCCACCGCCGAGACGCTCCCCGAGGCGATCGCCCTCGCCCAGCTCCGCGAGGCCACCGGCGTCACCGCCGGCGTCGTCCACGACAAGCTCTACCTGCCCGGCCTCGTCAAGCTCCGCCGCCTCGTCGACGAGGGGTTCTTCGGCCGCATCCTGTCCCTGCGCGGCGAGTTCGGCTACTGGGTGTTCGAGGGCGACCACCAGCCCGCCCAGCGCCCCTCCTGGAACTACCGCAAGGAGGACGGCGGCGGCATGACCACGGACATGTTCTGCCACTGGAACTACGTCCTCGAGGGCATCCTCGGCCAGGTGCGCACCGTCAACGCCCAGACCGTCACGCACATCCCCACCCGCTGGGACGAGCAGGGCAAGGAGTACACCGCCACCGCCGACGACGCCGCCTACGGCATCTTCGAGATCGAGACCCCCGACGGCGACCCCGTCGTCGCGCAGATCAACTCCTCCTGGGCCGTGCGCGTCTACCGCGACGAGCTCGTCGAGTTCCAGATCGACGGCACCCACGGCTCCGCCGTCGCCGGCCTGCGCAAGTGCGTCGCCCAGCAGCGCGCCCACACCCCCAAGCCCGTGTGGAACCCCGACCTGCCCGTCACCGAGCCGTTCCGCGACCAGTGGTCCGAGGTCCCCGCCAACGCCGACCTCGACAACGGCTTCAAGCTGCAGTGGGAGGAGTTCCTGCGCGACGTCGTCGCCGGCCGCGAGCACCGGTTCGACCTGCTGTCCGCCGCCCGCGGCGTCCAGCTCGCCGAGCTCGGCCTCCGGTCGTCCGCCGAGGGCCGCCGCCTCGACGTCCCGGAGATCACCCTGTGA
- a CDS encoding LacI family DNA-binding transcriptional regulator, whose protein sequence is MARARLQDVADRAGVSLATASRVLNGSARQPGPDLVDRVRAAADDLGYVVNAQAQALARSRTGLLGLVVQDISDPYFSTIAAGAQAAARERGRMVLLASTDRDPAAERDAVAAFAGYRVDAVVVAGTRWSAAEDAPVAAEVAAFQASGGRVVVVGQPLGTAGVVHPPNVDGARALAEALVGQGHRRFVLLGAPERVVTARERTDAFAAAVARSGAEVVALVAEEFSRDGGFAAGDRVAELARAAAADGLDAPCVFAASDVMAIGLVARLRELGLAVPADVAVAGFDDIPTLRDHAPSLTTVRIPLEDMGRLAVAAAVAEDEGGYVEVAHEVVLRESTAR, encoded by the coding sequence GTGGCCAGAGCTCGGCTGCAGGACGTCGCGGACCGCGCCGGGGTGTCCCTCGCGACCGCGTCGCGCGTGCTCAACGGGTCGGCGCGCCAGCCGGGCCCCGATCTCGTCGACAGGGTCCGCGCCGCCGCCGACGACCTCGGCTACGTCGTCAACGCCCAGGCCCAGGCGCTCGCCCGCTCCCGGACCGGCCTGCTCGGCCTCGTCGTCCAGGACATCTCCGACCCCTACTTCTCCACCATCGCCGCCGGCGCGCAGGCCGCCGCCCGCGAGCGCGGCCGCATGGTGCTCCTCGCGTCCACCGACCGCGACCCCGCCGCCGAGCGCGACGCCGTCGCCGCGTTCGCCGGGTACCGCGTCGACGCCGTCGTCGTCGCCGGCACCCGCTGGTCCGCCGCGGAGGACGCCCCCGTCGCCGCCGAGGTCGCCGCGTTCCAGGCGTCCGGCGGCCGGGTCGTGGTCGTCGGGCAGCCGCTCGGCACCGCCGGCGTCGTCCACCCGCCGAACGTCGACGGCGCCCGCGCGCTCGCCGAGGCGCTGGTCGGCCAGGGGCACCGCCGGTTCGTCCTGCTCGGCGCCCCCGAGCGGGTCGTCACCGCCCGGGAGCGCACCGACGCGTTCGCCGCTGCGGTCGCCCGCTCCGGGGCGGAGGTCGTCGCGCTCGTGGCCGAGGAGTTCTCCCGCGACGGCGGGTTCGCCGCCGGCGACCGCGTCGCCGAGCTCGCCCGCGCCGCCGCGGCGGACGGCCTCGACGCGCCCTGCGTCTTCGCGGCCAGCGACGTCATGGCCATCGGCCTCGTCGCCCGGCTGCGCGAGCTCGGCCTCGCCGTGCCCGCCGACGTGGCCGTCGCCGGGTTCGACGACATCCCCACCCTGCGCGACCACGCCCCGTCGCTGACCACGGTGCGCATCCCCTTGGAGGACATGGGCCGGCTCGCCGTGGCGGCCGCCGTGGCCGAGGACGAGGGCGGGTACGTGGAGGTCGCCCACGAGGTCGTGCTGCGGGAGTCCACCGCCCGCTGA
- a CDS encoding ABC1 kinase family protein has translation MQQISGFLTGLVGLVATAVMLGLLAATSRRVMGAPVGWVRAGIVSFLTLSAGSAALTYGLAENGWADADGDLTVHPLVALAAIGLTFAWAYVLGLCVLLVLELLVPTGAVPGPWRAFQGLRQGRRESRRYTQILAIGARHGLGGTLRRGARQADGTRTSRTDERRLAEGLRDTLSDAGVTFVKFGQVLSTRRDLLSPTVADTLATLQSEVPPAPWADVEAAVVAALGRPVDEVFTEFSSEPLASASVGQVHVARLPDGREVVVKVQRPGARDQVEVDLAILGRFARRLERDTAWGRNLGVVALADGFADMLHEELDYRREAENTLALRATIEDAPAGTVGRVVVPDVDLDLSGRSLLVLERLRGTPVGRAEDVLARFDADQRAELARSLLAVALDQVLAAGTFHADLHPGNVLIADDGTIGLLDMGAVGRLGEPERLGIAVLLLAIDGDDAVAATDSLLELLEPPAGLDARRLERAVGQLLLRFRSGAAVDASFAALFRLVTDAGCAVPANVASAFRTFTSLEGTLRLLSPGFDLIAGAREASRPVVDRLVTVGALRRKVTQQLVGLAPEVERFPRRVTRLVTDLEQGRFTVQVRPFADPGDRAFVTALVQQVVSTVVASAAVVAAVLLMVAEGGPQLGDGVAVFPVLGAALGFAGTVLGVRVLVFAFRGLPAR, from the coding sequence ATGCAGCAGATCTCCGGCTTCCTCACCGGGCTCGTCGGGCTCGTCGCCACCGCCGTCATGCTGGGGCTGCTCGCGGCCACCTCGCGCCGCGTCATGGGCGCACCGGTCGGCTGGGTCCGGGCCGGGATCGTGTCCTTCCTGACGCTGAGCGCCGGGTCGGCCGCCCTGACGTACGGGCTCGCGGAGAACGGCTGGGCCGACGCCGACGGCGACCTCACCGTCCACCCGCTGGTGGCGCTCGCCGCGATCGGCCTCACCTTCGCCTGGGCGTACGTGCTCGGGCTGTGCGTGCTCCTCGTGCTCGAGCTGCTCGTCCCCACCGGGGCGGTCCCCGGTCCGTGGCGGGCCTTCCAGGGCCTGCGCCAGGGGCGGCGCGAGTCCCGCCGGTACACGCAGATCCTCGCGATCGGGGCGCGCCACGGCCTCGGCGGCACCCTGCGCCGCGGCGCCCGGCAGGCGGACGGGACCCGGACGTCCCGCACCGACGAGCGCCGGCTCGCCGAGGGCCTGCGGGACACCCTCAGCGACGCCGGGGTGACCTTCGTGAAGTTCGGGCAGGTGCTCTCGACCCGGCGTGACCTGCTCTCGCCGACGGTCGCGGACACCCTCGCCACGTTGCAGAGCGAGGTGCCGCCCGCACCGTGGGCCGACGTCGAGGCGGCCGTCGTCGCCGCGCTCGGCCGCCCCGTCGACGAGGTGTTCACCGAGTTCTCGTCGGAGCCGCTGGCGTCCGCGTCGGTCGGGCAGGTGCACGTCGCGCGGCTGCCCGACGGGCGGGAGGTGGTCGTCAAGGTGCAGCGGCCCGGGGCGCGCGACCAGGTGGAGGTCGACCTGGCGATCCTCGGCCGGTTCGCGCGGCGGCTCGAACGGGACACCGCGTGGGGGCGCAACCTGGGCGTCGTCGCGCTCGCCGACGGGTTCGCCGACATGCTGCACGAGGAGCTCGACTACCGGCGCGAGGCGGAGAACACCCTCGCGCTGCGTGCCACGATCGAGGACGCGCCCGCCGGGACGGTGGGCCGCGTGGTCGTGCCCGACGTCGACCTCGACCTGTCCGGCCGGAGCCTGCTCGTGCTGGAACGCCTCCGCGGCACCCCGGTCGGCCGGGCCGAGGACGTCCTGGCGCGGTTCGACGCCGACCAGCGGGCCGAGCTGGCGCGCAGCCTGCTGGCCGTCGCGCTCGACCAGGTGCTCGCCGCCGGGACGTTCCACGCCGACCTCCACCCCGGCAACGTGCTGATCGCCGACGACGGCACGATCGGGCTGCTCGACATGGGCGCCGTGGGACGGCTCGGCGAGCCGGAACGGCTCGGGATCGCCGTGCTGCTGCTCGCCATCGACGGCGACGACGCCGTCGCCGCGACCGACTCCCTGCTGGAGCTGCTGGAGCCCCCGGCCGGGCTGGACGCCCGCCGCCTGGAGCGCGCCGTCGGGCAGCTCCTCCTGCGGTTCCGCTCCGGGGCCGCGGTGGACGCGTCCTTCGCGGCGCTGTTCCGCCTGGTGACGGACGCGGGGTGCGCCGTCCCGGCGAACGTGGCGTCCGCGTTCCGCACCTTCACGTCCCTGGAGGGGACGCTGCGGCTGCTCAGCCCCGGCTTCGACCTCATCGCCGGGGCGCGCGAGGCGTCGCGGCCCGTCGTGGACCGGCTCGTCACCGTGGGTGCGCTGCGCCGCAAGGTCACCCAGCAGCTCGTCGGGCTCGCGCCGGAGGTCGAGCGGTTCCCGCGGCGCGTGACGCGGCTCGTCACGGACCTGGAGCAGGGCCGGTTCACGGTGCAGGTGCGCCCGTTCGCCGACCCCGGCGACCGGGCGTTCGTCACCGCGCTGGTGCAGCAGGTCGTGTCCACGGTGGTGGCGTCGGCGGCGGTCGTCGCGGCCGTGCTGCTCATGGTGGCCGAGGGCGGCCCGCAGCTCGGGGACGGCGTGGCCGTGTTCCCGGTGCTCGGGGCCGCCCTCGGGTTCGCGGGGACCGTGCTGGGCGTGCGGGTGCTCGTCTTCGCCTTCCGCGGGCTCCCCGCACGCTGA
- a CDS encoding glycosyltransferase, whose translation MFEHSSLRVLSLYEGFFSGGARVLHTTVVSGLHAHGQQQHSALSIHSTVRRESMLQHMTDDPRYRALRAIGVRVASLGRSTDGDHDPRTFTDAEMDVAVREATGVDVVLSLKEQPLRLVNQAGFPDRPVVACLHRSDPEHSGAALDDLLTAAGSGRLAAAICCAESTKDAYAAAGVPEHLLRVVPNGIDLTRFHPVRRARRMALRGTHGVPADATLVAYAARYDEMKNPRLFLAAARAFLDKDPRGHVMMCGAGMSTDNPGLVADLAEAFGGRPDLLARVHPQGVRRDMETVFSMADVVALTSAFGEAAPLCLIEGAMCGAVPVTTPVGDSARIVDGIGFVTSFDADEIAETWIEAAARRGELRGALTHARQRFSHVRMLSGYAQVLEQAVRGSGLRVVAA comes from the coding sequence GTGTTCGAGCACAGCTCTCTTCGTGTCCTGTCCCTGTACGAGGGATTCTTCTCCGGCGGGGCCCGCGTCCTGCACACGACCGTCGTGTCCGGCCTGCACGCGCACGGCCAGCAGCAGCACTCCGCGCTGAGCATCCACAGCACGGTGCGCCGCGAGTCGATGCTGCAGCACATGACGGACGACCCCCGCTACCGCGCGCTGCGCGCGATCGGCGTCCGCGTGGCGTCCCTCGGCCGCTCCACCGACGGCGACCATGACCCGCGGACCTTCACCGACGCGGAGATGGACGTCGCGGTCCGCGAGGCGACCGGCGTCGACGTCGTGCTGTCGCTCAAGGAGCAGCCGCTGCGCCTGGTCAACCAGGCCGGCTTCCCCGACCGCCCCGTCGTCGCGTGCCTGCACCGCTCGGACCCCGAGCACTCCGGTGCCGCGCTCGACGACCTCCTCACCGCCGCCGGCTCGGGACGCCTCGCCGCGGCGATCTGCTGCGCGGAGTCCACCAAGGACGCCTACGCGGCCGCGGGCGTGCCCGAGCACCTGCTGCGGGTCGTGCCGAACGGCATCGACCTGACCCGGTTCCACCCCGTGCGCCGGGCCCGCCGGATGGCGCTGCGCGGCACGCACGGCGTCCCCGCCGACGCCACGCTCGTCGCCTACGCGGCCCGCTACGACGAGATGAAGAACCCGCGCCTGTTCCTCGCGGCGGCGCGTGCGTTCCTCGACAAGGACCCGCGCGGTCACGTCATGATGTGCGGTGCGGGGATGTCGACGGACAACCCCGGCCTCGTGGCCGACCTCGCCGAGGCGTTCGGCGGCCGCCCCGACCTGCTCGCCCGCGTCCACCCGCAGGGGGTGCGCCGGGACATGGAGACCGTGTTCTCGATGGCGGACGTCGTGGCCCTCACCTCCGCGTTCGGGGAGGCGGCGCCGCTGTGCCTCATCGAGGGCGCGATGTGCGGCGCGGTGCCCGTGACGACGCCGGTGGGCGACTCGGCGCGCATCGTCGACGGCATCGGGTTCGTCACGAGCTTCGACGCGGACGAGATCGCCGAGACGTGGATCGAGGCGGCGGCGCGCCGCGGCGAGCTGCGCGGGGCGCTGACCCACGCGCGGCAGCGGTTCAGCCACGTCCGCATGCTGTCCGGCTACGCGCAGGTGCTGGAGCAGGCCGTGCGCGGGTCCGGGCTGCGCGTCGTCGCGGCCTGA
- a CDS encoding uridine kinase family protein, giving the protein MTDALFDVPPAARRPGTRVVLLTGPSGCGKSALTRRLGLPTVALDDFYRDHDHPGMPQRFGIVDWDDPASWDADAATDALRTLVTTGHAEVPVYDIPTSRRTGTTTVETQGSRVVVAEGVFAAELVARLRAEGLLADAICVARPRMVTFWFRLLRDVAESRKPLPTLLRRGWGLMRSEPALVARWAEQGCRPLTPAVAEREIRRVA; this is encoded by the coding sequence GTGACCGACGCGCTCTTCGACGTCCCGCCCGCCGCCCGCCGCCCGGGCACCCGCGTGGTGCTCCTCACCGGCCCGTCCGGGTGCGGCAAGTCGGCGCTCACCCGCCGCCTCGGCCTGCCGACGGTCGCGCTCGACGACTTCTACCGCGACCACGACCACCCGGGCATGCCGCAGCGGTTCGGCATCGTCGACTGGGACGACCCGGCGAGCTGGGACGCGGACGCCGCGACCGACGCGCTGCGCACGCTCGTCACCACCGGGCACGCCGAGGTGCCGGTGTACGACATCCCGACGTCGCGGCGCACGGGCACGACGACGGTGGAGACGCAGGGGTCGCGGGTGGTCGTGGCCGAGGGCGTGTTCGCCGCCGAGCTGGTCGCCCGGCTGCGCGCCGAGGGGCTCCTGGCGGACGCGATCTGCGTCGCGCGTCCCCGGATGGTGACGTTCTGGTTCCGCCTCCTGCGGGACGTCGCGGAGTCCCGCAAGCCCCTGCCGACGCTGCTGCGCCGGGGGTGGGGGCTGATGCGATCCGAGCCCGCGCTGGTGGCCCGGTGGGCGGAGCAGGGCTGCCGTCCGCTGACGCCGGCGGTCGCCGAGCGGGAGATCCGTCGCGTGGCTTAG
- a CDS encoding TetR/AcrR family transcriptional regulator — MPRITEATVVEHREARRAALLDAARELLTERPEEAPALGLVAERAGMSRSAVYHYFRSREDLLDALIEEAFPRWERRLGAAMEGLDSPRDKVLAFVGVNLALVADGEHALAQTLATVVQTEEMARRARAFHEGLLSPLREAFDELGVADAGAMIDLVNALVLAAARRLESTGDLEAAQRSVVDLLDPYLRAQELPGH, encoded by the coding sequence ATGCCGAGGATCACCGAGGCCACGGTCGTCGAGCACCGGGAGGCCCGCCGCGCGGCGCTGCTGGACGCGGCACGCGAGCTGCTCACCGAGCGGCCGGAGGAGGCGCCCGCGCTGGGGCTCGTCGCGGAACGGGCGGGGATGTCGCGCTCGGCCGTCTACCACTACTTCCGGTCGCGCGAGGACCTGCTCGACGCGCTGATCGAGGAGGCGTTCCCGCGGTGGGAGCGGCGTCTCGGCGCGGCGATGGAGGGCCTGGACAGCCCGCGGGACAAGGTGCTCGCGTTCGTCGGGGTCAACCTCGCGCTGGTGGCCGACGGCGAGCACGCGCTCGCCCAGACGCTCGCCACGGTGGTCCAGACGGAGGAGATGGCCCGGCGCGCGCGAGCGTTCCACGAGGGGCTGCTGAGCCCGCTGCGCGAGGCGTTCGACGAGCTGGGTGTCGCCGACGCCGGCGCCATGATCGACCTGGTCAACGCCCTGGTGCTCGCCGCGGCGCGGCGGCTGGAGTCGACGGGCGACCTGGAGGCCGCGCAGCGGTCCGTGGTCGACCTGCTGGACCCGTACCTGCGCGCGCAGGAGCTGCCCGGGCACTGA